A region of Pontiella agarivorans DNA encodes the following proteins:
- the thrS gene encoding threonine--tRNA ligase, protein MNDLDRLRHSTAHVMAAAVCRLYDNVQLDIGPSTDDGFYYDFDLAERITPEDFERIEAEMQKIIDEDHEFICKSVSRDEAKEILKDQKYKLERLADIPEGDDITFYTCGEFMDLCAGPHVESTGKLRAFKIMNIAGSYYRGKETNPMLQRLYGTAFTNPKQLRLYLKQIEEAQKRDHRKLAKELDLFSISENVGPGLVNWHPKGGRVRTIIEDFWRKEHYKNGYDIIFTPHVGKANLWETSGHLDFYREGMFAAMDVDGQEYFAKPMNCPFHVEIYKQGLRSYRELPLRWAELGTVYRYEKAGTLHGLFRVRGFTQDDAHIFCTVEQIEDEVKEVIRFCNFIWKTFGFTEVKAYLSTRPEKAVGEEARWDQATKSLESAIKAEGLPYEIDEGGGAFYGPKIDLKVKDAIGREWQTSTIQFDFNLPERFDLKYIGDDGEAHRPYMVHRALFGSIERFFGILTEHYAGGFPVWLAPEQVRVLPLSDEQLDYADEILSKLRNADIRVTVDKKQGKLNGKVKNAQLDKVPYMLIIGKQEMENGQVAVRHRLKGMQGECALDDFIAQLKKEELEKTTAD, encoded by the coding sequence ATGAATGATTTGGATCGCCTGCGCCACTCCACGGCGCACGTTATGGCTGCGGCAGTATGCCGTCTGTATGATAATGTTCAGCTGGACATCGGCCCGTCGACCGACGACGGCTTTTATTACGATTTTGACCTCGCAGAGCGGATCACTCCGGAAGACTTCGAGCGTATCGAAGCCGAAATGCAGAAAATCATCGATGAAGATCATGAATTTATCTGCAAATCGGTTTCGCGCGATGAAGCAAAAGAAATCCTGAAAGACCAGAAATATAAACTGGAACGGCTTGCGGACATTCCGGAAGGCGATGATATCACATTCTACACCTGCGGTGAGTTCATGGATCTGTGCGCCGGTCCCCATGTGGAAAGCACCGGAAAACTGCGCGCCTTCAAAATTATGAATATTGCCGGTTCCTACTACCGCGGCAAGGAAACCAACCCGATGCTGCAGCGGCTTTACGGCACAGCATTCACCAACCCGAAGCAGTTGCGGCTCTATCTCAAACAAATTGAAGAAGCCCAGAAACGCGACCACCGCAAGCTCGCCAAGGAACTGGACCTGTTTTCAATTTCTGAAAACGTCGGACCGGGTCTGGTTAACTGGCATCCCAAAGGCGGCCGTGTCCGCACCATTATCGAAGATTTCTGGCGCAAAGAGCATTACAAAAACGGTTACGACATCATCTTCACTCCACACGTCGGCAAGGCCAATTTATGGGAAACCTCCGGTCACCTCGATTTCTATCGCGAAGGCATGTTTGCCGCCATGGATGTCGACGGACAGGAATATTTTGCCAAACCGATGAACTGTCCGTTCCACGTGGAAATCTATAAGCAGGGTCTGCGCTCCTACCGCGAACTGCCGCTGCGCTGGGCGGAACTCGGCACCGTTTACCGCTATGAAAAAGCCGGCACCCTGCATGGCCTCTTCCGCGTCCGCGGTTTCACCCAGGACGACGCACACATCTTCTGTACGGTCGAGCAGATCGAAGACGAAGTGAAAGAAGTCATCCGCTTCTGCAACTTTATCTGGAAAACCTTCGGCTTTACCGAAGTGAAAGCCTATCTCTCCACCCGCCCCGAAAAGGCGGTCGGCGAAGAAGCTCGCTGGGATCAGGCCACCAAATCGCTGGAATCCGCAATTAAAGCCGAAGGACTGCCCTACGAAATCGACGAAGGCGGTGGTGCTTTTTACGGACCGAAAATCGACCTCAAGGTCAAGGATGCCATCGGCCGCGAATGGCAGACCTCGACCATCCAGTTCGATTTCAATCTTCCGGAGCGTTTCGACCTTAAATACATCGGCGACGATGGCGAAGCCCATCGCCCGTATATGGTGCACCGGGCACTGTTCGGATCCATTGAACGATTCTTCGGAATTCTGACCGAGCACTATGCCGGCGGCTTCCCCGTCTGGCTGGCACCGGAACAGGTGCGCGTGCTGCCCCTTTCCGATGAGCAGCTCGATTATGCCGACGAAATTCTTTCCAAACTCCGGAATGCCGACATCCGCGTAACCGTGGATAAAAAGCAGGGCAAACTAAACGGAAAAGTAAAGAACGCTCAGCTGGACAAAGTTCCGTATATGCTTATTATCGGGAAGCAGGAAATGGAAAACGGACAGGTTGCCGTGCGCCACCGCCTCAAAGGCATGCAAGGCGAATGTGCTCTGGACGATTTCATCGCCCAGCTCAAAAAAGAAGAGCTGGAAAAAACAACCGCAGACTAG
- a CDS encoding DUF481 domain-containing protein produces the protein MKYNIFSLIFLFSATISGFAQDTIVLKNGDILSGEILEQAASHVYLKSAAFGSISINPRDISEIRITQKTLGEITVPEAAIAKNKAKPANLPASKPKKTAQPSKSAKESSSKKKKKQWSGQAGLAIAMRNKTTSNLSGVYKDEKYETYRIYGNLNWKGERNSLRWDWTYRYSEDEYKIRDDFFNITQKYNRSFKNKNLYATAKTLYQRDYNRRIENEYLQTAELGIKWFGKDSRIKLSTSAGGGYHVYDRLDSTRTSTTSVSQPKFIFDESLNWKILQAQELEIIQKYTHLGNLDDYHFVFSFGIQNKLVRELFLRVEYKIDKDTEVFYDDKGYYDKALLTSLVYKF, from the coding sequence ATGAAATATAACATTTTCAGTCTCATATTCCTGTTCAGCGCAACCATCAGCGGCTTTGCGCAGGATACGATTGTGCTGAAAAACGGCGATATACTGAGCGGGGAAATTCTCGAACAAGCCGCCAGCCATGTGTATTTAAAATCTGCAGCGTTCGGTTCCATCAGCATTAATCCACGCGATATTTCCGAAATCCGGATCACTCAGAAAACACTGGGAGAAATCACCGTTCCAGAAGCCGCTATTGCGAAAAACAAAGCCAAACCCGCCAACCTTCCCGCATCCAAACCGAAAAAAACGGCCCAACCTTCAAAATCGGCCAAAGAATCCTCATCCAAAAAGAAAAAGAAACAATGGTCGGGGCAGGCCGGCCTGGCGATTGCCATGCGAAACAAAACGACATCCAACCTGAGCGGAGTCTACAAAGACGAAAAGTATGAAACCTATCGCATATACGGAAATCTAAACTGGAAGGGTGAGCGAAACTCCCTGCGCTGGGACTGGACCTATCGCTACAGCGAAGATGAATATAAAATCCGGGATGATTTTTTCAACATCACGCAGAAATACAACCGCAGTTTTAAAAATAAAAACCTTTACGCCACGGCCAAAACCCTCTATCAGCGCGATTACAACCGCCGCATTGAAAACGAATATCTCCAGACCGCGGAACTGGGTATTAAATGGTTCGGAAAAGACTCGCGGATAAAACTCTCCACTTCCGCCGGCGGCGGTTATCACGTCTACGACCGACTCGACTCCACCCGAACCAGCACCACATCGGTTTCACAGCCGAAATTCATTTTTGACGAAAGTCTAAACTGGAAAATCCTGCAGGCCCAAGAACTGGAAATCATCCAGAAATACACCCACCTGGGTAATCTGGATGACTATCATTTCGTCTTTTCCTTCGGTATTCAGAACAAACTGGTACGAGAGCTTTTCCTGCGGGTGGAGTATAAAATCGATAAAGACACCGAGGTGTTTTACGATGACAAAGGCTATTACGACAAAGCTCTGCTGACCAGCCTGGTCTATAAATTCTGA
- the lpdA gene encoding dihydrolipoyl dehydrogenase — protein MDFDVIVIGAGPGGYPAAIKAAQLGAKTAIIEREWLGGTCLNCGCIPTKTLIAGAEVYQKILHAESFGINVGKPEIDYPAMKKRKDAVIETQQNGIAYLLKSHGVTLFEGTGSFKDANTIAIKKADGATETITGKNIIIATGSTSTVPGFIPKHERIVESRAFLELEELPETLMVLGGGYIGSELACMAAGLGVKVTIVELLPDILMLLDKDIRNVVKKHMKSELGMTLLTGDAMQDIAANDKKVTAKAGDQTLEADMLLVSIGRSPVLDGLNIEAAGVTVNERGYVEVDDLSRTNVQNIFCIGDVSGRMQLAHAATSQAMYVCEYIMKEEEKIEEVVIPGVIFTSPEVALVGLTEEEAKKLGRKYNVGKFHFKPLGKAQAANETEGFVKILADAESDIIIGAQCAGPHATDLISEMVVAVREELTAEELGNTVHAHPTFAEIWMECAHALHKGCVHAPPAR, from the coding sequence ATGGATTTTGATGTAATTGTAATCGGAGCTGGACCAGGCGGTTATCCCGCCGCGATCAAAGCCGCGCAGCTGGGCGCAAAAACGGCCATCATCGAACGCGAATGGCTCGGAGGAACCTGCCTGAACTGCGGCTGTATTCCAACAAAAACCCTGATCGCCGGCGCAGAAGTCTATCAGAAAATTCTGCATGCGGAATCGTTCGGCATTAACGTCGGCAAACCGGAAATCGACTATCCCGCCATGAAAAAAAGGAAAGACGCCGTCATTGAGACCCAGCAGAACGGCATTGCCTATCTGCTGAAATCGCACGGCGTCACCCTGTTTGAAGGAACGGGATCCTTCAAAGACGCCAACACCATCGCCATTAAAAAGGCCGACGGTGCTACAGAAACCATTACCGGTAAAAATATTATCATCGCCACCGGTTCCACCTCCACCGTCCCCGGTTTTATTCCCAAACATGAACGGATTGTTGAAAGCCGCGCCTTCCTGGAACTGGAAGAACTTCCCGAAACGCTGATGGTGCTCGGCGGCGGGTACATCGGTTCCGAACTCGCCTGTATGGCAGCTGGCCTCGGCGTAAAAGTTACCATTGTTGAACTCCTGCCCGACATTCTGATGCTGCTCGATAAAGACATCCGCAACGTCGTTAAAAAGCATATGAAAAGTGAACTCGGCATGACCCTGCTTACCGGTGACGCCATGCAGGATATTGCGGCGAACGACAAAAAAGTCACCGCAAAAGCCGGCGACCAAACCCTCGAAGCCGACATGCTGCTCGTATCCATCGGCCGCAGCCCGGTACTGGATGGGCTGAATATTGAAGCTGCTGGCGTGACGGTGAATGAGCGCGGCTACGTTGAAGTCGATGACCTCAGCCGCACCAATGTACAGAACATCTTCTGCATCGGCGATGTTTCCGGCCGGATGCAACTGGCGCACGCAGCGACCTCCCAGGCCATGTATGTCTGTGAATATATCATGAAAGAAGAGGAGAAAATCGAAGAAGTCGTTATCCCCGGCGTCATTTTCACCTCTCCTGAAGTCGCACTTGTCGGGCTCACGGAAGAGGAAGCCAAGAAACTCGGTCGCAAATATAATGTGGGGAAATTCCACTTTAAACCACTCGGTAAAGCACAGGCAGCCAACGAGACCGAAGGCTTTGTGAAGATTCTTGCCGATGCAGAAAGCGACATCATTATTGGTGCCCAATGCGCCGGACCGCACGCCACGGATCTGATCAGTGAAATGGTCGTTGCCGTCCGCGAAGAACTCACCGCAGAAGAGCTGGGCAACACCGTTCACGCCCACCCGACCTTTGCAGAAATCTGGATGGAATGTGCGCACGCCCTGCACAAAGGCTGCGTACATGCCCCGCCGGCGCGTTAA
- a CDS encoding electron transfer flavoprotein subunit beta/FixA family protein, whose translation MKIIVCIKQVPEQGRIRVDPKTGGVDRGDGYAVMNPYDESALETALRLKDVFDAEITVVSMGPPQAEAILRKSLSCGADHAFLISDPAFGGSDALATSYILSLALKTLDFDLLLFGRQAIDGDTGQVGPETACLLDLPVLTCARSIKPVSGGFEVECISDSGSQCWNIQSPCALTVIKENNELREPHFELRMSAKRAVIPILGRAELKPEAGRVGVSGSPTRVVALNRLSVENEGEMLTGSVPEMVAVLIDRLEKRGALK comes from the coding sequence ATGAAAATTATTGTATGCATTAAACAGGTTCCTGAACAGGGACGGATAAGGGTTGACCCGAAAACCGGGGGTGTTGACCGTGGTGACGGTTATGCCGTCATGAATCCATACGATGAAAGTGCACTGGAAACGGCGTTACGTCTGAAGGATGTTTTTGACGCGGAAATTACTGTGGTTTCAATGGGGCCTCCGCAGGCGGAGGCGATACTGCGCAAATCTCTCTCCTGCGGGGCCGATCACGCCTTTTTGATTTCCGATCCGGCGTTTGGCGGGTCCGACGCCTTGGCAACGTCTTATATTCTCTCTCTTGCTTTAAAAACACTTGATTTTGATCTGCTGCTTTTTGGGCGGCAGGCGATTGATGGTGATACCGGACAGGTCGGTCCTGAAACCGCCTGCCTGCTGGATCTTCCGGTTCTGACCTGTGCTCGTTCTATTAAACCGGTATCCGGCGGATTTGAGGTGGAATGTATTTCGGATTCCGGGTCCCAATGCTGGAATATTCAATCGCCTTGTGCTCTGACGGTGATTAAGGAGAATAATGAACTGCGCGAACCGCATTTTGAGCTTCGGATGTCGGCCAAACGTGCCGTTATTCCAATCCTAGGACGTGCTGAATTGAAGCCGGAGGCAGGACGGGTGGGGGTGTCTGGTTCGCCTACGCGTGTTGTTGCGCTGAATCGCCTCTCTGTTGAAAATGAAGGTGAAATGCTGACGGGCTCCGTTCCTGAAATGGTTGCAGTACTCATTGACCGGCTGGAAAAGCGGGGAGCACTGAAATGA
- a CDS encoding electron transfer flavoprotein subunit alpha/FixB family protein — MNELWVFNEPNQPVVDELLAKGRILADQAGMKLCRVSVDLPDFQNDYFTRALLTLVQKRRPQIMLFGATAIGKTLAPTLAAKLGTGLTADCTGLEIDPETQTLKMIRPAYSGNILATVICEKRRPQMATVRSGIFGPEPVQFEDIIIRPDCSSVRKRMQKTQKLDDAEREKLHSTEFIIAGGRGIGVPENFQCLEELAEVLGGAVGASKAVVDMGWRRWEQQVGLSGKTVAPVVYIACGISGAVQHLEGIRRADILVAINNDPEAPIFDYADYGLVGDVLEIVPEMIRQLHERHFPGK; from the coding sequence ATGAATGAACTCTGGGTTTTTAACGAGCCGAATCAGCCGGTTGTTGATGAGTTGCTCGCAAAAGGCCGGATACTTGCGGATCAGGCCGGAATGAAGTTGTGTCGGGTATCGGTGGACCTGCCCGACTTTCAGAATGACTATTTTACCCGGGCTCTGTTGACGCTGGTGCAGAAACGACGCCCGCAAATCATGCTGTTCGGTGCAACCGCTATTGGAAAAACGCTCGCGCCGACACTGGCTGCCAAACTTGGAACCGGACTCACCGCCGATTGCACCGGATTGGAAATTGATCCCGAAACCCAAACGCTGAAAATGATCCGTCCGGCATACAGCGGAAACATTCTTGCCACAGTTATATGTGAAAAACGACGTCCGCAAATGGCCACCGTCCGCTCCGGTATTTTCGGGCCTGAACCGGTCCAATTCGAGGACATCATCATTCGACCCGATTGTTCCAGCGTTCGGAAGCGGATGCAGAAAACTCAGAAACTGGACGATGCTGAGCGCGAGAAGTTGCACAGCACGGAATTTATTATCGCCGGCGGGCGCGGAATCGGGGTACCGGAAAATTTCCAGTGTCTGGAAGAGCTGGCTGAAGTGCTGGGTGGTGCGGTGGGAGCTTCTAAAGCGGTCGTGGATATGGGGTGGAGGAGGTGGGAGCAACAAGTCGGCCTCAGCGGAAAAACGGTTGCTCCTGTTGTTTATATTGCCTGCGGAATTTCTGGAGCCGTTCAGCATTTGGAAGGGATTCGTCGGGCCGATATTCTGGTGGCGATCAATAACGATCCCGAGGCCCCGATTTTTGACTATGCTGATTACGGACTGGTGGGAGATGTACTGGAGATCGTTCCCGAAATGATCCGGCAATTACATGAGCGGCATTTTCCCGGAAAGTAA
- the trxB gene encoding thioredoxin-disulfide reductase: MENVVIIGAGAAGYTAAIYCARANLEPLVIEGMQPGGQLTTTTEVENYPGFPEGIDGTKMMEKFRAQAERFGAKFLQYDAVAKADFSQKPYKLEMMAGDPIEAKTVIIATGATAKYLGLESEQKFMGRGVSACATCDGAFYKDVPVVVVGGGDTACEEATFLTRFASKVTLVHRRDELRASKIMAERTVKNEKIEMAWNSVIEEIVGDDSGVTGVKIRNVKTDEITEIPASGYFSAIGHKPNTEPFDQLEKDEVGYLIADGVKTKFEGVYAAGDVSDAVYRQAITAAGTGCAAALEAERYLEAQEG; this comes from the coding sequence ATGGAAAATGTTGTAATTATCGGAGCTGGAGCAGCGGGATATACTGCGGCGATTTACTGCGCCCGTGCGAATCTTGAACCGCTTGTGATTGAAGGTATGCAGCCGGGAGGACAGCTGACCACTACGACGGAGGTGGAAAACTATCCGGGGTTCCCTGAGGGAATCGATGGTACAAAAATGATGGAAAAGTTTCGTGCCCAGGCGGAACGTTTCGGAGCAAAGTTCCTGCAGTATGATGCCGTGGCTAAGGCTGATTTTTCGCAGAAACCGTATAAGCTTGAAATGATGGCGGGGGATCCGATTGAAGCTAAAACGGTGATTATTGCCACGGGTGCGACGGCTAAATATCTCGGGCTGGAATCGGAACAGAAATTTATGGGACGCGGCGTTTCGGCGTGCGCCACCTGCGATGGAGCTTTTTATAAGGATGTTCCGGTCGTTGTGGTCGGTGGCGGTGATACGGCCTGTGAAGAAGCAACCTTCCTTACCCGTTTTGCCTCGAAAGTGACGCTGGTGCACCGTCGCGATGAACTGCGTGCGTCTAAGATTATGGCTGAACGTACGGTTAAGAATGAGAAAATTGAAATGGCGTGGAATTCTGTCATTGAGGAAATCGTGGGTGATGATTCCGGCGTGACGGGAGTGAAAATCCGTAATGTAAAAACGGATGAAATTACGGAAATTCCGGCATCGGGCTATTTCTCAGCGATCGGCCACAAACCGAATACAGAACCGTTTGATCAGCTTGAAAAAGATGAAGTGGGCTATCTGATTGCTGATGGTGTAAAAACCAAATTTGAAGGTGTATATGCTGCCGGCGATGTATCAGATGCGGTTTATCGTCAGGCGATTACGGCTGCCGGGACCGGCTGTGCTGCGGCGCTGGAGGCGGAGCGTTATCTGGAAGCTCAGGAAGGCTGA
- a CDS encoding RnfABCDGE type electron transport complex subunit D gives MPLTPPFIRIGSSSSAGAAWACLALLTPCSIYSFLYHPAYLPHLIGYSLLGSMAETLYTLVIKRKRRLVCMGSAFSAALLAASVPPTVPFPPMLLAILLMVWIIKLPMIGSPLRFNAAMSGRLFLMLAYPSTVINWGSPAIDTISTATPQELYRSESYPLEYSHWLFSKIEGNWEGLFTLVPGSPGETFPLLLIPIGAWLIWKGIIGWRTPVFFLLSFSIMTTISGNDPLYNLLSAAVLFSAVFIVTDPVSTPMSKSGQIICGIVTGISNALIRQFTFYTEAIVYAVLIGNSCAPLLDKIAFELRGRILMNR, from the coding sequence ATGCCTCTAACACCGCCCTTCATCCGGATCGGGTCCAGCTCATCCGCCGGGGCCGCCTGGGCCTGTCTGGCCCTGCTGACCCCCTGCTCGATTTACAGTTTCCTGTATCATCCAGCCTACCTGCCGCACCTCATCGGCTACTCCCTGCTCGGCTCCATGGCCGAAACCCTCTACACCCTCGTCATCAAACGCAAACGCCGCCTCGTCTGCATGGGCTCTGCCTTCAGCGCCGCGCTGCTCGCCGCCAGCGTTCCTCCCACCGTTCCGTTCCCGCCCATGCTGTTGGCCATTCTGCTGATGGTATGGATCATTAAACTTCCAATGATTGGAAGCCCGCTTCGCTTCAACGCCGCCATGTCCGGCCGCCTCTTTCTGATGCTGGCCTACCCGTCCACCGTTATAAACTGGGGCTCCCCAGCGATCGATACCATCTCCACCGCCACACCGCAGGAACTCTACCGCTCCGAAAGCTATCCGCTCGAATACAGCCACTGGCTTTTCAGCAAAATCGAAGGAAACTGGGAAGGCTTGTTCACTCTGGTTCCCGGAAGTCCAGGAGAAACCTTTCCGCTGCTCCTGATACCGATCGGGGCATGGCTCATTTGGAAAGGCATCATCGGCTGGCGCACCCCGGTATTTTTCCTGCTCTCCTTCAGCATCATGACCACCATTTCCGGAAATGACCCCCTATACAACCTGCTCTCCGCCGCCGTCCTGTTCAGCGCAGTTTTCATCGTGACCGACCCCGTATCCACCCCCATGAGCAAAAGCGGACAGATCATCTGCGGAATCGTCACCGGAATCAGCAATGCCCTGATCCGCCAGTTCACCTTCTATACCGAAGCCATTGTTTACGCCGTCCTGATCGGCAATAGCTGCGCCCCCCTGCTCGATAAAATTGCATTCGAACTGCGCGGACGGATCCTGATGAACCGATAA
- a CDS encoding 4Fe-4S dicluster domain-containing protein produces the protein MRRTIKIDWDNLVDFQMLETPFPRPERIYPGLDKIDPATFPAFLDEIGLIGMGGGGYPTSKKLQANLNAHTLVINGIECEPGISIDKSVLLQDSFWVAAGANACVKATGSTKIVLAVQNDPDLIKELNKYYGEFIIVGFNREYPAGAEKLIIEKLTGKRPPAGTRPFELGFLIQNVVTLRAIGRAIIDGIPVVERPLTLAMPSSGFYKNIIVPVGIEIRKLLEIYNLPYDASMHLITDSGLMMGREVDRFSTIRKTTLAIFILRRDEVYREERPCTRCGACNAACPLGLHPFTLTEKINKGKTTSTAFTAQMTECFLCGVCAAVCPSGIPLIETLQKGKRCL, from the coding sequence ATGCGCCGTACCATTAAGATCGATTGGGATAATCTCGTGGATTTCCAGATGCTGGAAACGCCCTTTCCACGTCCCGAACGCATCTACCCCGGCCTCGACAAAATCGACCCAGCAACCTTCCCGGCCTTTCTCGACGAAATCGGCCTCATCGGTATGGGGGGAGGCGGATACCCGACATCGAAAAAACTGCAAGCCAACCTTAATGCACACACGCTGGTCATCAACGGCATCGAATGCGAACCCGGCATCAGCATCGACAAATCGGTCCTGCTTCAGGACTCTTTCTGGGTCGCCGCCGGTGCCAACGCCTGTGTTAAAGCCACAGGATCCACAAAAATCGTCCTCGCCGTCCAGAACGATCCCGATCTGATCAAAGAACTCAATAAATACTATGGCGAGTTCATCATCGTCGGCTTCAACCGAGAATATCCGGCCGGCGCAGAAAAACTGATTATTGAAAAACTGACGGGAAAAAGACCACCTGCCGGAACCCGTCCCTTTGAGCTCGGATTCCTGATCCAGAACGTTGTGACCCTGCGCGCCATTGGCCGGGCCATTATCGACGGCATTCCCGTGGTGGAACGGCCGCTCACGCTGGCCATGCCCTCAAGTGGTTTTTACAAAAACATCATCGTCCCGGTCGGCATCGAGATTCGAAAACTGCTCGAGATATACAACCTTCCCTACGATGCCTCTATGCATCTCATCACCGACTCCGGCCTGATGATGGGCCGCGAGGTCGACCGATTTTCAACCATAAGAAAAACAACCCTCGCAATTTTCATTCTTCGTCGCGATGAAGTATACCGTGAAGAACGCCCCTGCACCCGCTGCGGGGCATGCAATGCCGCCTGCCCGCTCGGCCTTCACCCCTTCACCCTAACCGAAAAAATAAATAAAGGAAAAACGACAAGCACAGCCTTTACCGCCCAGATGACCGAATGCTTTCTCTGCGGCGTCTGCGCCGCCGTCTGCCCCTCCGGAATCCCGCTAATCGAAACTCTCCAGAAAGGGAAAAGATGCCTCTAA
- a CDS encoding porin, translated as MNCRNLLMSGLAAAATAAAAQNEDRLAALEKKMAETQAEIAALKGSQNDLAAVTQSTGSKFRLGGYGEIHANWEESGNDLLDIHRLVMYIGYDFNEWIKLTSEVELEHASTDEEYLLIEQLFVDFLFDDAVNIRAGRMLAPLGIINQKHEPTLFNGVERPNMAKYIIPSTWMVDGIGLFGYPLSWLNYEVYAVAGLNESGFSNSDGIRGGRLKGRPGLNDGALTGRLDVFPVSTDDQDLRVGISGYYGGTDNQNKGGSPSGTNSTDNVFSMISADFEYQISRVQLRGVAAFGSNSDADGLDAAYGNGAGEEIFGWYLEAGVDVLPETWKTGKLKDSALIPFVRYEAYDTEHKAADGGSGDAANDRTEITLGASWLLTRNFVIKADVQFADTEAASSDVVTKYNMGLGWIFN; from the coding sequence ATGAACTGCAGGAACCTACTGATGAGCGGCCTCGCCGCTGCCGCAACTGCCGCCGCTGCTCAGAACGAAGATCGACTCGCCGCCCTTGAAAAAAAGATGGCCGAAACCCAAGCCGAAATCGCCGCCCTGAAAGGCAGTCAAAACGACCTCGCCGCAGTAACCCAAAGCACGGGCAGCAAGTTCCGCCTCGGCGGATACGGGGAAATCCACGCCAACTGGGAGGAAAGTGGCAATGACCTGCTCGATATCCACCGCCTGGTGATGTACATCGGCTACGATTTTAATGAATGGATCAAGCTCACCTCTGAGGTTGAGCTGGAACACGCCTCAACCGACGAAGAATACCTGCTGATCGAGCAGCTCTTCGTGGACTTCCTGTTCGACGACGCCGTGAATATCCGTGCAGGCCGCATGCTCGCGCCCCTCGGCATCATCAACCAGAAACACGAACCCACCCTGTTCAATGGTGTCGAACGCCCGAACATGGCAAAATACATCATCCCCTCCACCTGGATGGTTGACGGCATCGGCCTGTTCGGTTATCCGCTGAGCTGGCTGAACTACGAGGTCTATGCCGTCGCCGGACTGAACGAATCGGGTTTCAGCAATTCCGACGGAATCCGCGGCGGACGCCTCAAAGGCCGCCCGGGGTTGAACGACGGTGCGCTCACCGGCCGGCTCGACGTCTTTCCGGTCTCGACCGACGACCAGGATCTGCGCGTCGGAATCTCGGGCTACTATGGCGGAACCGATAACCAGAACAAGGGCGGAAGCCCGAGCGGAACCAACTCCACCGACAACGTCTTCTCCATGATCTCGGCCGACTTCGAATATCAGATCTCCCGCGTGCAGCTCCGCGGCGTTGCCGCCTTCGGCTCGAATTCCGACGCGGACGGGCTCGATGCCGCATACGGCAACGGCGCCGGAGAGGAAATTTTCGGCTGGTATCTCGAAGCCGGAGTCGACGTGCTGCCCGAAACATGGAAAACCGGCAAACTGAAAGATTCCGCCCTGATTCCGTTCGTCCGCTACGAAGCGTACGACACCGAGCATAAAGCGGCGGACGGCGGATCGGGCGATGCCGCCAACGACCGCACCGAAATCACCCTCGGAGCCAGCTGGTTGCTGACCCGGAACTTCGTCATCAAAGCAGACGTGCAGTTTGCTGACACCGAAGCCGCCAGTTCAGACGTCGTCACTAAATACAACATGGGCCTGGGCTGGATCTTTAACTAA